From Halomarina ordinaria:
GTACTTCGTCCACGTCCGCGCGTCGGTGAACACCGCCTCGGGGTCGGCGAATCGCTTCAGCGCGTCCAGTTCGAAGGCCAACGTCATGTCCGAAGAGCCACCGCCGTTCATGTCTCGACGTTACCCGCCGGCCGCAAAATCACTTCGGTCGTCGGTCGTGAACCGTCGCCTCGCCGACCGGCCGACCGGTCGGGTCCCGACTCGCGCCCTCAGCTCGAGGCTTCCGGCGCCTCGAACTTCTCGAGGTCGATGGTCTCCTCCAGCAGGAGCTCTTTGCTCTCGCTCACGTCGACGCGGTCGCGTGCGAGTTTCTTCAGCTTCGACTGCGGCGCGAGGTCGCCGATGAGGACGCCGCCGACGACCTTGCCGTCCTTGATGGCGACGCGGCGCCACTCGGTGTCGGAGTACTTGCGCTCGACGCTGTCGTCGCCGATGGTCGGGTGGCCGAACGAGAGGAAGGGGAAGTCGAAGTGGGTGATGGAGTACGAGGAGACCCACTCGAAGGTGGCCTCCTCGGCGTCGCCACCTTGGTCGTGGACCATGTTCGCGCCCGCGATGGAGCCCTGCTCCTTGGCGCTGCCCCACGCGCCGTTCTGCGCCATCTCCTCGATGAGTACGTCGTAGAAGTACGTCAGGTCGCCCGCCGCGTAGACGTCGTCGACGTTCGTCCGCATCTGTTCGTCGACGACGATGGAGCCGTTGTCGGTGCGCTCGATGCCGCTGTCCTGCAGGTACTCGGTGTTGTAGTTCAGACCGATGGCGACACCGACGAAGTCGGCGTCGAAGTGCTCGCCGTTGGGGTCGACGACGCCGGTGACGCGGCCGTCGTCGACCTCGAAGTGGTCGACGCCGCTGCCGAAGACGGGCGTGACGTCGTTCTCGCGGAGCGCCTCGTGGATGATTTCGGCGCCCTCCTCGCTCAGCGCGTAGCGCCACCAGGCGTTGCCGCGCATGAGGTAGTTCGCGTGCACGTCCTGCGCGCCGCAGATGGCCGCGAGGTCGATACCGAGCAGGCCCGCGCCGATGACCGCGCCCGTCTCGGCGCGCTCGGCGTGGTCCTTGATGGCGCGGGCGTCCTCGAACGTCCAGAAGTGGTGGACGCCGTCGGCGTCGCTGCCGGGGACGGGCAGTTGCGTCGGCGTCCCGCCCGTGGCGATGAGCAGCGTGTCGTAGTCGACGACGTCGCCGCGGTGAGTGTGAATCTCGTGGGCGTCGGTGTCGACCTCGGTGACGTGGGTGTTGAGTTGCAGGTCGATGTCCCGTTCGGTATACCACGACTCGTCGTGGATGGAGATGGGGCCGGCGGGCATCTTGCCCTTCGCGAACTCTTTGATGAGGATACGATTGTAGAGTGCCTCCCCCTCGTCGGTGATGACGGTTACGTCGGCCTCGGGGTCCGACTCGCGGATGGTCTCCGCGGCGGAACTCCCCGCGATTCCGTCACCGATAATGACATGCGACGTACTCATGCGCCCCGGTTAGTCTGCCCCCTTAATGTGGGTTGCTATCTGCCGGATTCTCGCGCCCGAAACCGTCACACTCGGCCACCACGGCCGCCTCGCCCAACATTCATGCCCGGTGCGTCCCTACGGAAACGCGATGAAGATACGTCAGAACCCGCGCCACTGGGCCGCGAAGAAGGCGCTGACGACGCCGGGGGTCAGCACCGTCGCCAACTACGGGCTGGTGAAACTCCACACCCGCATCTTCCTCGGGAAGGCCGACGAGGCGCGCCGCGAGGAGCGCCGTGACCACCTCGACGGGTTCTTCGACGCCACGATGGACGCCTACGTGGCCGCGCTCTCCGCGGGCTACTCGGAGGCCGAGGCCCGCGAGATAACCCACCTCCAGGCCAACTTCGACTTCTTCAACCACGGCTGGACGGAGATGATGGAGATTCCGGCCGAGGAGTTCGAGGAGCACTACCGGCGGTACGACGCGTTCTTCAAGCGCCACGGGGTGACCATCGACGACCCGCTCGGCGAGTTCCACCCCGCCGGCGGCGTCCCCGAGGCGCCCGCCACCCACGAGAAACTCGACGAGGCGACCTACGAGAACGCCGTCGAGGGCTTCTCCGACGACGTGTACGTCGAGGACGAGACGGGCGCGCTGAACGTCGGCGGTGGCGAGGAACCCGAGGACGTGAGCCTCGGCGACGCCCCCGGCGTCCGCGACGCCGACGCCGACGCCGACGAGGACGAGGCGAACGCCGACTGACTACCCTTCGAGGACGCGGTCCGCACACTCGTCGCCGGCCCGCACCGCCCCGTCGAGCGACCGTTCGGGGTACTGCGCCCGACTCGCCATGGTCGCCGTAGGCGTCGAACCGGGGGCACCCCCCACGGACCCCGACGCCGAGGGTGAGCAGGCCTAGGCCGAGCTCGTCCGGTGGCTCAGGTGCGGGTAGGCGAGGAGTTCCCACGGGGCGTCGAGCGGGTGGACGGCCCCGTCGACGTAGTGGGCGTTCTCGCCGACACGCCACTCGATGCACTCGCCGACACGCCACTCGATGCACTCGCCGAGGCCGCCGACGATACCGGTCATGGCCGGGGTTCTCGACCCGCCGGTACGTGCCCCTCCGTCGCTCAGGCCAGCGGGTTCTCGAGAGCCGCCTTCGGGACGGCGCAGCGAACGGTCTTCAGCGGGTCGACCACCTGACTGATTTCGAGGTCGGCGACGAGACTCGAGAGCACGTAGGCGTCCGTGAACGACGTGTTGTGTTCGCGAGCGAGTGCCTCGCACGCGTCGCGGACGGCGAGTTCGCAGGCGGTCTCGAGGTCCTCGGCGCTGGCGAGGAACGTCCAGGCCTCGGTCGTCTCGACCAGCGGACGCGCGAGCGGTGCGTCGGCCACCACGTCGAGGGTGAGGTCTATCTCGGTCGCCACCTCCGCGCCGGTGCCGCAGTGTTCCCCGTCGGCCATCGCGGCCTTGCAGTCGCCCATCGCGAGCAGCCCGCCGGGCTGGAAGACGGGGAAGTAGACCGTCGCGCCCGCACGGATAACGGTCGTGTCGAGGTTCCCGCCGTGGTCGTGGGGGACGAGCGTCGAGTACTCCTCCTCGGCGGTAGCGACCCCGATGGTCCCGATGCAGGGGTCGAGGGGAATCGTAGTATCGCCGACGCGCAGTTCGCCGTCCTCGATGGGGGTGACGCGCGTGAAGGGGGCCTCGACGTCGGGGTCGTCCTGCAGGAGGCCGAAGCCGGGGATGGTGACGGCCCGGGCGCGGTCCTCCGCCAGGCGGACCTCCTCGATGGCGACCGAGAGGGCGTCACCCCTCGCCGCACCCTCGACGCCGATGGGACCGGTCGCGGCGTTCACCTCCTCGGGGACGCTCTCGATGCGGTCCTCGTCGCGCTGTACCTCGCCTTCGAGGCTGTCGCGCGTCTCGACGGTGAGGGCGTCGCCGGGCGCGACGGTGACGGCCGGTTCGAGGTCGGGCGAGAAGGCGTAGACGACGGAGTCGTCGTCGACGGTGCGTCGCTGTGGCATGGCCGAGGTGACGGGGTGCGCCGGCTTAGAACCCCGCGTCGTCGTCCACTCCGCTAGGTTTTTCCGTTCCGTATCGAAACCGACTGGCATGCTGACCGTCCGGGCCCCCGCGACGAGCGCCAACCTCGGCAGTGGCTTCGACGTCTTCGGCGTGGCGCTCGACCGCCCGGCGGACATCGTCCGCGTCGAGAAGGCCGAGCGGACGACCATCGAGGTGACCGGCGTCGGGGCGCGCTACATCCCCGAGGACCCCGAGCGCAACACCGTCGGCGCCGTCGCCGAGGCGCTCGACGCCCCCGCCCACATCCGCATCGACAAGGGCGTCCGCCCCGCCTCGGGGCTGGGGTCGTCGGCCGCGAGCGCGGCCGCCGCCGCCGTCGCCCTCAACGAACTGTACGACCGGGGCCACACCCGCGAGGAACTCGTCCCGGTCGCCGCCGAGGGCGAGGCCGTCGTCTCCGGCGACGCCCACGCCGACAACGTCGCGCCCGCCATCCTCGGGGGGTTCACCGTCGTCACCGACGACGGCGTCACGTCCGTCGACGCGGACCTCCCGCTGGTGGCCTGTCTCCCCGACATCGTCGTCTCGACGCGCGACGCACGGGGGGTCGTCCCCGAGCGCGTCTCGATGACCGACCTCGTGGCG
This genomic window contains:
- a CDS encoding NAD(P)/FAD-dependent oxidoreductase: MSTSHVIIGDGIAGSSAAETIRESDPEADVTVITDEGEALYNRILIKEFAKGKMPAGPISIHDESWYTERDIDLQLNTHVTEVDTDAHEIHTHRGDVVDYDTLLIATGGTPTQLPVPGSDADGVHHFWTFEDARAIKDHAERAETGAVIGAGLLGIDLAAICGAQDVHANYLMRGNAWWRYALSEEGAEIIHEALRENDVTPVFGSGVDHFEVDDGRVTGVVDPNGEHFDADFVGVAIGLNYNTEYLQDSGIERTDNGSIVVDEQMRTNVDDVYAAGDLTYFYDVLIEEMAQNGAWGSAKEQGSIAGANMVHDQGGDAEEATFEWVSSYSITHFDFPFLSFGHPTIGDDSVERKYSDTEWRRVAIKDGKVVGGVLIGDLAPQSKLKKLARDRVDVSESKELLLEETIDLEKFEAPEASS
- a CDS encoding DUF6149 family protein: MKIRQNPRHWAAKKALTTPGVSTVANYGLVKLHTRIFLGKADEARREERRDHLDGFFDATMDAYVAALSAGYSEAEAREITHLQANFDFFNHGWTEMMEIPAEEFEEHYRRYDAFFKRHGVTIDDPLGEFHPAGGVPEAPATHEKLDEATYENAVEGFSDDVYVEDETGALNVGGGEEPEDVSLGDAPGVRDADADADEDEANAD
- a CDS encoding acetamidase/formamidase family protein, yielding MPQRRTVDDDSVVYAFSPDLEPAVTVAPGDALTVETRDSLEGEVQRDEDRIESVPEEVNAATGPIGVEGAARGDALSVAIEEVRLAEDRARAVTIPGFGLLQDDPDVEAPFTRVTPIEDGELRVGDTTIPLDPCIGTIGVATAEEEYSTLVPHDHGGNLDTTVIRAGATVYFPVFQPGGLLAMGDCKAAMADGEHCGTGAEVATEIDLTLDVVADAPLARPLVETTEAWTFLASAEDLETACELAVRDACEALAREHNTSFTDAYVLSSLVADLEISQVVDPLKTVRCAVPKAALENPLA
- a CDS encoding homoserine kinase; translated protein: MLTVRAPATSANLGSGFDVFGVALDRPADIVRVEKAERTTIEVTGVGARYIPEDPERNTVGAVAEALDAPAHIRIDKGVRPASGLGSSAASAAAAAVALNELYDRGHTREELVPVAAEGEAVVSGDAHADNVAPAILGGFTVVTDDGVTSVDADLPLVACLPDIVVSTRDARGVVPERVSMTDLVATVGNAATLVAGMARNDARLVGRGMDDPVVTPARAALIDGYDAVCEAAREAGAHGVTISGAGPAVLAVCRPGGRRDVATAMVDAFEATGTEAVAYLSRVGEGSTVYR